One Pectobacterium polaris DNA window includes the following coding sequences:
- the dpdG gene encoding protein DpdG, with amino-acid sequence MSIINNAHGGSQYAVLAAFYQVLKASPKNQLPREKLIALCAPETLQTGDSQNARGKAPQELRAWLDLGLLMEEKVEETTQISFNANYFSTKSMPLRQAARRCLQAQENNSDLSSRDERAVDLTLLAALLLALDVYQNTEIKSGNLEVLVNTFIPDFRINSNEIAVVPGYLSWLGFAQQLTRDSYAIDPTDSIREELPFLMRVGEQLSIGEVLQRLNRALPVLDGGSYRQQVEERISLHGWHSLSPNRLSTSLSRALLRLQLSGVINMKAESDASGAMQLTGRNGSVLRTVTHLTLNDAGVH; translated from the coding sequence GTGTCGATTATCAATAATGCCCATGGTGGCAGTCAGTATGCCGTGCTGGCCGCATTTTATCAGGTGCTGAAAGCCAGCCCGAAGAACCAACTACCGCGTGAAAAACTGATAGCGCTCTGTGCACCGGAAACATTGCAAACCGGCGACTCACAAAATGCACGTGGTAAAGCGCCTCAGGAATTAAGAGCATGGCTGGACTTGGGGTTACTGATGGAAGAAAAAGTAGAAGAGACAACACAAATCAGTTTCAACGCGAACTATTTCAGCACAAAAAGTATGCCGCTGCGCCAGGCTGCACGCCGCTGTTTACAGGCTCAGGAAAATAACAGTGACCTGAGCTCACGCGATGAACGCGCCGTCGACCTTACCCTTTTGGCTGCGTTGCTGCTGGCGCTGGATGTCTATCAGAACACAGAAATCAAATCGGGCAACCTTGAAGTGCTGGTGAACACGTTTATACCTGATTTTCGTATCAACAGTAATGAGATTGCTGTCGTTCCGGGTTATCTCAGTTGGCTGGGCTTTGCTCAACAACTCACTCGCGACAGTTACGCCATTGACCCCACCGATTCTATTCGTGAAGAGTTACCGTTCCTTATGCGTGTTGGCGAACAGCTTTCCATCGGCGAAGTGCTGCAACGTCTTAATCGGGCGCTCCCGGTGCTAGATGGTGGCAGTTATCGCCAGCAGGTCGAGGAGCGTATCAGTCTGCATGGCTGGCACTCTCTTAGCCCTAACCGCCTTTCCACCTCGCTGTCGCGTGCGCTGCTGCGGCTTCAGCTTTCCGGAGTAATCAACATGAAGGCTGAGTCTGACGCCAGCGGCGCAATGCAGTTAACCGGCCGGAACGGCAGTGTGCTGCGTACCGTAACCCATCTGACCTTAAATGATGCGGGAGTCCACTAA